In the Acidovorax sp. A79 genome, one interval contains:
- a CDS encoding TonB-dependent receptor: MNPTRFSPSPSRSRAALNRKPVAKLTAAALAAALVPWAHAQTSQEPAAASASEAITQPARALAAVDVLGTTAPATRTPGERAAVTLQPGALPATVQQLNQDDIANTNVGRDISNIFRRVPGVLANNIDQGETGNGFRMRGFATQGTHGADTAVYVDGVPQNIPSSQGGAGHGPVFLEWLHADLIDGVDLIKGPISALYGDQNRAGAVDIRTRNGGSATPSSVSISAERHGLRRSTLVLSSTIPTSFSTIDSLWMADVYHNDGYRYASRTGRDTLFWKLSTQHQGARYSLRVMRYVADFDAPGYLLLPALEAGLDPRSTQSNNAGFGNARRTSLVFNRAPAEGEAGWYATAYAESLNRKRGITANATNHTVGVDDRDIFGARVLHNTTFGNAAIAFGAELRKDRGDAYRQIYVNRAPSANYVNAQDLDLLTYGLFAQGQWRVTDTLKLSAGARYDRFDYDIANLKLPAASTGYDKGVFTPKLGASWSLTPQVELFANVAEGMRSPSAEQISSSGATGPLGATGGVISQIALSKVRSFDLGFTASPASGWTVSGVGYAIQNSDEIVGQADGSFKSVGETTRKGLELEARWRASSATSVYASIGKILEAKVDNPAPNTGAKLTVPATQLKAGAQHKLRLGEGQLTLNADAYLIADMPYYVGTPATQERTMPLYTRYDLRATYDWKQTQLSLYATFQPHRYGTEIAYGSAAGLMMSPLPRSTFGATLRYFF, from the coding sequence ATGAACCCAACCCGTTTTTCCCCTTCTCCATCGCGCAGCCGTGCTGCGCTCAACCGCAAGCCCGTTGCCAAGCTCACTGCTGCCGCACTGGCGGCGGCACTGGTGCCGTGGGCCCATGCACAGACATCACAGGAACCTGCCGCAGCTTCCGCATCAGAAGCAATCACCCAGCCCGCACGCGCTCTTGCGGCAGTGGACGTGCTGGGCACGACCGCCCCCGCCACGCGCACGCCCGGCGAACGCGCTGCCGTCACGCTCCAGCCAGGCGCACTCCCCGCAACGGTGCAGCAACTCAACCAGGACGACATTGCCAACACCAATGTTGGCCGCGATATTTCCAACATCTTTCGCCGCGTGCCCGGCGTGCTGGCCAACAACATCGACCAGGGCGAAACCGGCAACGGATTTCGCATGCGCGGGTTTGCCACCCAGGGCACGCACGGCGCCGATACCGCCGTGTATGTTGACGGTGTGCCGCAGAACATTCCGTCCAGCCAGGGTGGGGCAGGGCACGGCCCGGTGTTTCTGGAATGGCTCCACGCCGACCTGATCGACGGCGTGGACCTCATCAAAGGTCCTATCTCTGCCTTGTATGGCGACCAGAACCGCGCAGGCGCTGTTGACATCCGTACCCGCAACGGCGGCAGTGCCACGCCGTCTAGCGTCAGTATCAGCGCCGAGCGCCATGGCCTGCGCCGCAGTACCCTGGTGCTGTCCAGCACCATTCCCACCAGCTTTTCCACCATCGACTCGCTGTGGATGGCCGATGTGTACCACAACGATGGCTACCGCTATGCGTCCCGCACCGGCCGCGACACGTTGTTCTGGAAGCTGTCTACCCAGCACCAAGGCGCCCGCTACAGCCTGCGCGTGATGCGCTACGTGGCCGACTTTGATGCGCCTGGGTATCTGCTGCTGCCCGCGCTGGAAGCTGGGCTGGACCCACGCTCCACCCAATCGAACAACGCCGGCTTCGGGAATGCGCGGCGCACCAGCCTGGTGTTCAACCGCGCCCCGGCCGAAGGTGAGGCGGGATGGTATGCCACGGCCTATGCGGAAAGCCTTAATCGCAAACGCGGCATCACGGCCAACGCCACCAACCATACGGTGGGCGTGGACGACCGGGACATCTTTGGCGCGCGCGTGCTGCACAACACCACGTTTGGCAATGCCGCCATTGCCTTCGGCGCCGAGCTGCGCAAGGACCGTGGCGACGCCTACCGCCAGATCTACGTCAACCGCGCACCATCGGCCAACTACGTCAATGCGCAAGACCTGGACCTGCTGACCTACGGGCTGTTTGCGCAGGGCCAGTGGCGCGTGACCGATACCCTCAAACTGAGCGCCGGTGCGCGCTACGACCGGTTTGACTACGACATCGCCAACCTCAAGCTGCCCGCGGCCAGCACCGGCTACGACAAGGGCGTGTTCACGCCCAAGCTGGGCGCGTCGTGGTCGCTCACACCGCAGGTGGAGTTGTTTGCCAACGTGGCCGAAGGCATGCGGTCACCTTCGGCCGAGCAGATCAGCAGCAGCGGCGCCACCGGCCCGCTGGGTGCGACAGGCGGTGTCATCAGCCAGATCGCGCTTAGCAAGGTGCGTTCGTTCGACTTGGGCTTTACCGCATCGCCTGCCAGCGGCTGGACAGTGTCGGGCGTGGGGTACGCCATTCAGAATTCCGACGAAATCGTGGGTCAGGCCGATGGCTCTTTCAAATCGGTGGGCGAGACCACGCGCAAAGGGCTGGAGCTGGAAGCCCGCTGGCGCGCCAGCAGCGCCACCAGCGTGTACGCCAGCATCGGCAAGATCCTGGAGGCCAAGGTGGACAACCCGGCACCCAATACCGGTGCCAAGCTCACGGTGCCTGCCACGCAACTCAAGGCCGGGGCCCAGCACAAGCTGCGGCTGGGCGAAGGCCAGCTCACACTCAATGCAGATGCCTACCTGATCGCGGACATGCCGTACTACGTGGGCACGCCCGCCACGCAAGAGCGCACCATGCCTCTGTACACGCGCTATGACCTGCGCGCCACGTACGACTGGAAGCAGACGCAGCTGTCGCTGTACGCCACTTTCCAGCCCCACCGCTACGGCACCGAAATCGCCTACGGCAGTGCCGCAGGGCTGATGATGTCGCCCCTTCCCCGCAGCACGTTTGGCGCCACACTGCGCTACTTCTTCTGA
- a CDS encoding ABC transporter ATP-binding protein has translation MEAAAILETRALTIRRGDQVSLQALNLAVTAGSVYALLGGNGAGKTTTLNALLGFVPAASGQALVNGVDASLQPQQARAHLAYLPENVALYPYLSGVENLRYFCKLSDIALDSAQAHDLLTASGLAPDAQGRRVGGYSKGMRQKVGLAIAKARRARAMLLDEPTSGLDPAAANEFAQSVLQAKQGGMAVLMATHDLFNAIQVADRIGILREGRLVAEFAAHDIAHNELERIYLQHARGVVEDTAP, from the coding sequence ATGGAAGCGGCGGCCATTCTTGAGACCCGCGCCCTCACCATCCGACGGGGCGACCAGGTCTCGCTGCAGGCGCTCAACCTAGCGGTCACGGCGGGCAGCGTGTATGCGCTGCTGGGCGGCAACGGCGCGGGCAAAACCACCACGCTGAACGCGCTGCTGGGTTTTGTTCCCGCCGCGTCGGGCCAGGCACTGGTCAACGGGGTGGACGCCTCGCTGCAGCCGCAGCAGGCACGCGCTCACCTGGCGTATCTGCCCGAGAACGTGGCGCTGTACCCCTACCTGTCGGGGGTGGAGAACCTGCGCTACTTCTGCAAGCTGTCAGACATTGCACTCGACAGCGCGCAAGCGCACGACCTGCTCACAGCGTCGGGCCTGGCACCCGATGCACAGGGCCGCCGGGTTGGCGGGTATTCCAAGGGCATGCGGCAAAAGGTAGGCCTGGCGATTGCCAAAGCGCGCCGTGCCCGTGCCATGCTGCTGGACGAGCCCACCTCCGGGCTGGACCCTGCTGCTGCCAACGAGTTTGCGCAAAGCGTGCTCCAGGCCAAACAGGGCGGTATGGCCGTGCTGATGGCCACACACGACCTGTTCAATGCCATTCAGGTGGCTGACCGCATCGGCATCCTTCGCGAAGGGCGCCTGGTGGCGGAGTTTGCCGCGCACGACATCGCCCACAACGAGCTGGAGCGCATCTACCTGCAGCATGCGCGCGGCGTGGTGGAGGACACCGCACCATGA
- a CDS encoding DUF3526 domain-containing protein gives MIASIAAKEMRALLRDGRLSGLGLVLVLLLAAVLVSAVHQRQVAEQERHQVEAAARAQWDHQGDRNPHRAAHFGLYAFKPQLPLASVDPGIHARTGQALWLEPHKRNMALHAPAADAAPSMGLGDFTPAFVLLALVPLLLAVLGHGSVTQEREQGTLRMLHACGMRGVPLVLGKWLGLCASVALVLAPAALVAGWLLAARQGAAEAAMLLAALGAYYATWAAVTVGVSSRCRTSRGALLVLLALWVGWVFIVPRLAASTVEALAPLPTGEAFWAGIQRDIDQGLPGEGSAAQRMKAFDAQLLADNGVARLEDLPFGANAKRRLFRDAYATKVYALHFGQLWDTQAQQQYLLRWLTAVSPYAPMRAATSALAGTDLAHQQHFEEAAEQYRERFTTLVDEWDLQATQGVTSFESRYAGNALWQAIPEWTYTPPGIGFALRHSAADWAALAAWLLAALTALCLGARRLNP, from the coding sequence ATGATCGCATCCATCGCCGCCAAGGAGATGCGCGCGTTGCTGCGCGACGGGCGCTTGTCGGGACTCGGGCTGGTGCTGGTACTGCTGTTGGCGGCCGTGCTGGTGTCGGCCGTGCACCAGCGCCAGGTGGCAGAACAGGAGCGCCATCAGGTCGAGGCCGCCGCGCGTGCGCAGTGGGATCACCAGGGCGACCGCAACCCCCACCGTGCAGCGCACTTCGGGCTGTATGCGTTCAAGCCTCAACTGCCACTGGCCAGCGTAGACCCTGGCATCCATGCGCGCACCGGTCAGGCGCTGTGGCTGGAGCCGCACAAGCGCAACATGGCGCTGCACGCACCCGCCGCTGACGCCGCCCCGTCCATGGGCCTGGGCGACTTCACCCCGGCGTTTGTGCTGCTGGCGCTGGTGCCATTGCTGCTCGCCGTGCTGGGCCATGGCTCTGTCACGCAAGAACGGGAGCAGGGCACCCTGCGCATGCTGCATGCGTGTGGAATGCGCGGCGTGCCGCTGGTACTGGGCAAGTGGCTGGGGCTGTGTGCCAGCGTGGCCCTGGTGCTGGCACCCGCTGCGCTGGTTGCAGGCTGGCTGCTGGCTGCACGGCAGGGTGCGGCTGAGGCCGCAATGCTGCTGGCGGCGCTCGGTGCGTACTACGCCACCTGGGCGGCCGTCACGGTCGGGGTGTCGTCCAGGTGTCGCACTTCGCGCGGCGCGCTGCTGGTGTTGCTGGCGCTGTGGGTGGGCTGGGTGTTCATCGTGCCGCGCCTGGCGGCGTCCACGGTCGAGGCGCTGGCGCCACTGCCCACGGGCGAGGCGTTCTGGGCCGGTATCCAGCGCGACATTGACCAGGGCCTGCCGGGGGAGGGCAGCGCCGCCCAGCGCATGAAGGCGTTTGACGCACAACTGCTGGCCGACAACGGCGTGGCGCGCCTGGAAGACCTGCCCTTTGGCGCCAATGCCAAGCGCCGCCTGTTCAGGGATGCGTATGCCACCAAGGTGTACGCACTCCATTTCGGCCAGTTGTGGGACACGCAGGCACAGCAGCAATACCTGCTGCGATGGCTGACCGCCGTATCGCCCTACGCCCCGATGCGGGCCGCGACCAGCGCACTGGCGGGCACCGACCTGGCCCACCAGCAGCACTTTGAAGAAGCCGCCGAGCAATACCGCGAGCGCTTCACCACCCTGGTGGACGAATGGGACCTGCAAGCTACCCAGGGGGTCACTTCGTTCGAGAGCCGCTACGCAGGCAACGCGCTGTGGCAGGCGATTCCGGAATGGACTTACACACCACCCGGCATCGGCTTTGCGCTGCGCCACAGCGCCGCTGACTGGGCTGCCCTGGCGGCCTGGCTGCTGGCGGCCCTGACGGCACTCTGCCTGGGCGCCAGGAGGCTGAACCCTTGA
- a CDS encoding DUF3526 domain-containing protein: MPYPRLIHWQAEGLRLYRQPVAWWALAALLLVLLASATVAGLDARAWRQAAAQDETAFADKLHAQQLRLQASPAPSAASATATYQLGRSDLGVTRMPVEAGLALGVQRLQVLPSRTKASLDTRHVDSRDPGPLRNPLLTDTGLPGLPAMVALLLPLVALVLCAGLLQEEREQGRLGLLRVQSHYGIGPILLAALGWRLLALWMVAVAATMPALLLDPGATAAVALQWAAALGAFCALWVALGGILSCLPISGATSILAALGLWLALTFAVPAGLVLLAQKAAPLPSRLSAVVALRDAQHQAEDNEQALAEAWYDEHPHIPAQQPAAWPASFVVRVLDQDETLQPLVEQFRQSRVRQAQQVSAWSWLSPGLALALYGERLAGTDVDSHTRYQQQVDAFEQRWRAFLVPRVMSKQGMRVEELRQLPRFEEPHGRPG; the protein is encoded by the coding sequence ATGCCATATCCACGCCTCATCCATTGGCAGGCCGAGGGCCTGCGCTTGTACCGCCAACCCGTGGCGTGGTGGGCGCTGGCTGCGCTTTTGCTGGTGCTGTTGGCCTCTGCCACCGTGGCGGGCCTGGACGCCCGAGCCTGGCGCCAAGCCGCAGCGCAGGACGAAACCGCATTCGCCGACAAACTGCACGCCCAGCAACTGCGCCTGCAGGCCAGCCCCGCACCCAGCGCGGCCAGTGCCACCGCCACCTACCAGCTGGGCCGCAGCGATCTGGGCGTCACCCGCATGCCGGTAGAGGCAGGCCTGGCGCTGGGCGTGCAGCGGCTGCAGGTCTTGCCGTCGCGCACCAAGGCGTCGCTGGACACCCGGCATGTCGATTCGCGCGACCCGGGTCCGCTGCGCAACCCTTTGCTCACGGACACCGGTTTGCCCGGCCTGCCAGCCATGGTGGCGCTGCTGCTGCCGCTGGTGGCCCTGGTGCTGTGCGCCGGGCTGCTGCAGGAAGAGCGTGAGCAGGGCCGGCTGGGCCTGCTGCGGGTGCAGTCGCACTACGGCATCGGCCCCATCCTGCTCGCCGCTCTGGGCTGGAGGCTGCTGGCGCTGTGGATGGTTGCGGTGGCAGCCACCATGCCGGCGCTGCTGCTGGACCCTGGCGCCACCGCTGCGGTCGCCTTGCAGTGGGCTGCCGCGCTGGGCGCGTTCTGCGCGTTGTGGGTGGCACTGGGCGGCATCTTGTCGTGCCTGCCCATCAGCGGCGCCACCAGCATACTGGCTGCGCTGGGGCTGTGGCTGGCGTTGACGTTTGCCGTGCCCGCGGGTCTGGTGTTGCTGGCGCAAAAAGCCGCGCCCCTGCCATCGCGCCTGTCAGCCGTGGTGGCCCTGCGCGACGCACAGCACCAGGCCGAGGACAACGAGCAGGCGCTGGCCGAAGCCTGGTACGACGAACACCCGCACATCCCCGCGCAACAGCCCGCTGCATGGCCCGCCAGCTTTGTAGTGCGCGTGCTGGACCAGGACGAAACGCTGCAGCCCTTGGTGGAACAGTTCCGCCAAAGCCGTGTACGGCAAGCCCAACAGGTGTCGGCATGGTCATGGCTGTCACCCGGCCTGGCGCTGGCGCTATATGGCGAACGGCTCGCCGGCACAGATGTGGACAGCCACACGCGCTACCAGCAGCAGGTGGACGCATTTGAGCAGCGGTGGAGAGCGTTCTTGGTGCCGCGCGTGATGAGCAAACAGGGAATGCGGGTCGAAGAACTGCGGCAGCTGCCTCGGTTTGAAGAACCACATGGCCGCCCTGGCTAG